The Macrobrachium rosenbergii isolate ZJJX-2024 chromosome 22, ASM4041242v1, whole genome shotgun sequence DNA segment ACTTTACATTGGAGTGAAGTTCCATTGTAGATCTAGTGTTGCCCTGATGATGGCCGTGGGTTAGTGACTGAAACAGCTGTTGGCTGAAGAATAAATGGAGCAACACAGTAGCCCTTTTTGTGTATCTCTTCAGAACTTCAGCTTTGAAGATAAAACTTCCATAATGGAAATCACAGAAGTGATGCTCGAGAGTTATAGTTGCCATTTGTGCATTGCACttaatgaactatatatatatatatatatatatatatatatatatatatatatatatatatatatatatatatatatatatatatatatatatatatatatcaataagcttcaaacgtcctttaataaccactgttgtcctgagttcttgtccgtcgctggttcgagcccacgggacgacgaacttattatcaactgaaaaattccccttcggtaacatatatgaaaatatattatttccgaggtagagcgaattggatattaaaggacgtttgtagctttgattgtatatgaatcacggtgatgtgataaaagtcataatatggctgcgtgcgacaaacgcactacacggttaacatggcagaggtgggtggatatcgtctctaaatacaaacacctgagttcgacgggagatttgtaattgggagccgatatccacttatacctcacttgctagccgtgtgggttaagtgtccactgtagtcctgagttcttgtccgtcgctggttcgagcccacgggacgacgaacttatcatcaactgaaaaattccccttcggtaacatatatgaaaatatattatttccgaggtagagcgattggatattaaaggacgtttgtagcttactgattgtatatgaatcacggtgatgtgataaaaagtcataatatggctgcgtgcgacaaacgcactacaaggttaacatggcagaggtgggtggatatcgtctctaaatacaaacactatgaataattatttatagTCGTTATTTCTCTTTCTGATCACTCAGCAAGCGCTCTGTAGTCATGAGACCCATTCACATAGCAACAGTGCTGAGGTGTGCACTGCTTGTATCATCACTCCAGTCGAGTTCAACTTTGAGTGTGGATAAGACCGTGGATTACAAGGGGTCGAAAGCTGTTCATCCACAATTCCTCCAGCCACCAACTAAAACACATAGCTATGATAACATAAGAGCTTACACTTTTGTAAGGAAGCCAACAAATCCAGGTGTGTCTCTCATTCAGAAGCAACTAAAGAAGGCTTTGGGTGTAGCAGAAGCTCCAGCTGGGAAGAAGCTTGATGGCTATAGTATGTTCAGAAAAACTGGAAGGCAGAAGAGGTTTAGAAGTCAAAAGAAATCTCCTGGGAAGAATTGGAAGGTAAGATATAGTGATATTCTCGTAACCGTGAAGATGTTTCACTAGTTATTATTTAcctagtattttatatatatatatatatatatatatatatatatatatatatatatatatatatatatatatatatatatatatatatatatatatatatatatatatatatactgtatatgagccTCTGTCAAAATCTACCACTCATGTActttcatttcacaaattacCACTATGCCTCCAGTCCCCTGTTACGTTGTTTATATCTAAGTAGGTCTGCCCCTCCCATGCCTTCTGGTGCCCACGGGAGACCTGCGGACACAACCATGTACTTTTTTCCTTTGGGTGGTGCAAGGACATGTTCAAACCATTTCCATCTCACTTTCATCATTATATCATCTAAATAAGTAACACAGGGAAGTTCTGTCtaattttccttatggtatcATATCccactctatcctgccatctctcCAGCCTTTTCTAGGCCTTCCTTCCTGCCTCCCTCCTAACATTTTTGAATTATTCACCCTTTTCGCCAACCTACCATCCTCCATTATATCTGTTcttctcaacagcttcaactaCTTCTTCACTTGCGTTCAACACCCACTTGGTTCCTCAGATACCCGAAGTCTCTTCCAATCTTCAGCACACACCCtccttgcttcacttattctgtgTCTCTGCTCTTCTCTGATCCAATCGTTATCTGTTGTATAGTGTCCTAAATACGTATCTGAATCAACTGGATGAACTTTTCAACCATCCATTTTTACATTCATTGCTCTCATTTACTCTTAAGTTTCTCCTTTAACAAAAACTTTCAAATCCTTTCACTAGTTTTTActgcttttctttattatttccaatTATCACTCATTCCACACTCTATTCCGACCTAattttcttatcctacaactTTGCACCCATGTCACATGTCCACTGTCCACTCTATTGCAGCTTATATAAAAGCTGAAGAGTAGTAAAGTTAAGTATAAGAATATTGAACCCCTACATACACAATGCCATTACATTAATCTTAAACTCACAACCTTGCTTACTGGATATTAAGACCCctcttttccaatttcttttctaTCCTATCTATCCAGTATTTCCAAGGTCCTCCTTACCGCCTTCCCCCAACACTTCCTAATGAAATACTTATTCCACCAAATTAATGTCCTCCATGCTCTTCATCTGGCCAAACTAATTCAGAATTCTGATCCATACAACAGCTTTCATACTACTTTTGtgtatttccatatttccaactttttatCATCCTTATTCATTACTACACTATGCAAAAAATTCATATCAACACCCTCAATCTTTTCACATTCAAAATCCACTCTTCACTTACAGAAAGGAGAGCTGCCTCAACAGCCCAGTCATCTACTCTGGCTTCTGTTCCAAATCACTTGCATACACCCTACTACCTTCCTTGCTCCGCCTACTTTGTTACTAACCCCATCTCTCTTCCCGGCatcattcattacatttactcaCAGATACCTCCAAAAACACTTTTAATAGCAGCAATTCCACACCCTAGTAAACACCCATTATCTTATCTCACATCTTTGCCCCTGCATCTTATATCCTTTCCGCAACTTTTCACACCAATCCTTCTGtaaagatattaaataacatGCTATAATATGTAGGCATGAGATTGGCAGGCTTGGTATAAAAATGGGTTTCAGACAAGGCAGAGGTTTGTCTTCatgtttgtttaatatcttctgtTCCAAATCACTTGCATACTGTaggtataaatacacacacacacacacatatacacatatacacacacatatacatatatatatatatatatatatatatatatatatatatatatatatatatatatatatatatatatatatatatatatatatatacgaaatagaAAGACAGAGTGGGAGGGGGAAACATTTACATCAGATGCCTAGAATTATCAGAAATCTGGCCTTGTATTGGGTTTCAGTcaagaaaaacctattttcaaAATGTCGCCAATGAAATACTGTTATAATCCACTGTAAAATCGGTGGTTCGATGATCTGCTAACTACAGatcacaataaaatgaaagaaaagagctAGTGAGGCATTTATGAGTAACTCTGAATTTCTCTGGTTAAAATTTAGTGCTTGAGTAGTTCAGGACACTTTTACATCCAAGTCAGACATCAACAAATCGGATACAAGATCATATTTCTTGTCTGTAATATGATAATTAATCTTTATCCTTTCTCTTCCCAATATTTTCTTCTGGTGAATAAGAAGATACAAAACGAAAGACTTGGGATAAAATCTGAAGTGAGGTCAAAGAGGAAAGCCATGCAGATACTTCATCAAGATGCTCAGCTGGAAGATCTTGAAGTGGCCGAacaggtattttatttatttaactttgccAATTTTAATGATGGGTGAtttagatactttttttatacaataataactCTTTGTTTCTGCCACTGCACTGGGTGCTCGAGATTCAAGTTACTGTCGTACGTAACATTAGTTACAGTGTGCAAGAAATGCTaagatatgtatttttcttccaGACACAACCTCTGTCTTATGCAAGTCCATTTGGATTCCTAGGAGGAGGCCTCAGTGGCGGCGCAGCTGCAGTAGGACCTTCCCATGCAGATCCTGGAGGGAGCTTGAGCTTTGGTTTTCATGGTGGTCTAGGTAATGGACTCTCATCACTTTCTGAAAGTATATCACCCAGCTTTCTGCCCGAAATCGGTATACCTATTGGTGCGCGTCCACCAGtacttcccttttctctttcagGAGGACATCCTGGAGGTTTATCATTTGGCAGTGAAGGATTAAGTGAGCTTAATACCGGATATTTGCCAAGTTTACCTAATCAAGACTTTGGTGAGCTAAATCTAGGATCACTTGGTAGCACCAACAATTTCGATCGCTATAAAATTCCAACTGATTCCTCTGTTCTAAAAGAGGGATCTCATTCGTTTCTTCCAGAAGTAAAGGGACGAAGTAATGGTTATGATGTTTTCCCACAATCAGCTTTCAACCCGTACCAATCTCCTTTCGAAGCAAGCATCAGTGATCATACTCTTTCACTACTCCCTATTCAAAAAGAAGATAGGCTAAAGCAACTTGAAAAAGAAGTGCAACGAGACCTGGATCTTAACGATAAGCAATTAACACCTGAGCAACGACAAACTAAAGCCATTTATGAATACATTGAAGGCATCCTTCATGAACCACACACTGGCACAACAGGCGAACGGAATACAACTCAGAATGGTTCTCCTGAATCACTGGCTCATGGGAGtacttttcatgaaaaaacaCTAAAACCAAATTTAGAAACTACATCAGAAATTACGAACACAGTTGAACCTTTAAACTTCCAGGCCGGTGGAGAGCCAAGAGGGGATTCCCTTTCTCCACCGGCTATAATCCATTCTCCCTTCGTTGATGCACTGCATAAAAACAATCACAGTCAAAATTATCCATCTCAAACTGGTTTCCCAATaactgaaaacacaaaattaGCTCCATTTTTGCCACATCCAAAAATATTGTCACAAGTTACAGCCACCTTACAACCCACAGAAGATATCAATAATTCCCAAGATTTTAAGCATCCTAAAATATCCTCCACTGAATCTTCCACAATTTTGTCACTTCCTGGTATGTCAGTGGAACTTATGGAAGATAACTATGAAGAAAAACAGACGAATGATTTTCCAGCAGAAATTCAAAAGACAAGTGCAAATCATCACTATTCTCAATTGCCTGAACatacttctccaaacaacattGTATTTCAATTACCTGAAACTTCCAGAAGTGATCCATTTAATCACAGCCGAAACCTACCAATCAGGTTCGAGAAAAGACCTGTACCCCTTGGGAGACCTCGACTCAAAGACTTGCCACTTTCACATATGAGTAGTAAtgctgaaggaaagaaaaatcggCCACCGCCGTTTGGAATACCAGACATCAATAAAGATCACAATATGGGAGTTACAGTACACCCACCTTTACAACACCAAATTTTAAAAGATTCTACAGAAAGAGTTCACTTAGTTCAAAAAAGTGATCCTGATAGCTCTCTTCTTTCAGAGGATCATCAGTCACAGGAAGCTATTTTCCAGCAATTATTACACTCAACAGGACCATCAACAGTTGGTAAACACAATCTTAATCCTCTAAAATCCTTTGGTTCTTCTGTTGAACAGATTTCTAAAGAATTCACATCAACAGAAGCTTCAAAAAAATACACAGAGACTTTTAGGACTACAGTAACCCCAACTTCAGTGCTTAGCCATCACACAGGACAAAATTTCATACATTGGTATCCTGAGGGACATGGTAATCCTACCCAAAAAGATCTCAATACTACAGAGGGTACACATTTCGAAAACAAAGCAGGAACTTCATCACTGCCTCCAATAAACATGAAGCACTTTAAATCAGGCACCAAGATAAAACCACATATCACCATAAGCCCACTAGATTCACCATCAGAAATTCATACTGAATTTGGCTCGCAACCATTAGCTCCAACCCCGAAGGCAGATGTGCACAAATTGCTCTCAAGTGAAGAAATCATAGcattaactgaaatgaaaaatctaaattcaAAACCAATATCCAACTCTGAGTTTGAGTCTAGTACAACTGATGAGACAATCATACATCCATATGGTATCCTAATTTCAACAAAAATTGATGATGGTAGGAATTATACAAAATTGGGAAGGccaattttacaaatttacaaggAAAAAGACCTTGTTAGTGAAGAGCCTACGACTCTTTTGAATGACAGCAGGGATATAAAGATAATCTTAGAATTAGACAAAGGAAATCTTACAGCTGAAATCTTTCCTACAGTACAAACAAACCAAACAGAATTTATGATTCCATCCCCACCACCTTTGGCTAGTCTTCCTAGCATACAAAACTCAGATGCATTGCAAGTGGAAGCCCATAATGaagctggaaaaagaaaagatactaCTATGCTATACTTGATTAAAGAATCAACATTTACAAGAGATGGGAGCACAAAGCTACAGCTGAAAGAACAAGATGATATTCAGGTTGAAGCTACCTTAGAGATTCCACCAAAATATGAGCTTTCTGGCACATTTACAACTGATTTTACAGGTCTACAGACTACTACAGCCAAAGCACGACCAGTTCCAGCTGCTAATCATAGTGATCTATCAACTGTATTATCGCAAAAAGAAACCAGTTCAATCAATCCATATTATAATGTCAAAGGCGCTTTTAATTCTATTGAGTCTGGGACAACATTTACAGCACTTCCATATCAAGACATTCTAGAGAGTAGAGGTCTAGAAGCAACTacacaaaatgaaggtaatgctGGTACCCAGACAAGCCAGAATACTTCCTTAATTAGTGAGGAGATTTTTGTTAATCAAGAAATTCCCAGTGGTGACCTTCTGCACAGGGATATCTATCACTCCAAGTTAAGTACTGAAGTTATCACTTATGAACAAACTAATCAGAGCAAAGGAGACCCACTGTTTCGAGAGACTGTTGAAGCTGCTACTTTTGATCCAATAGAAAAAAATTCCTGGGAAGCAGCCTCAGGCCATACAGTGCAGACTATACCTGCCAATACCTCACTGAAAAATATCCCTGCACAACACTTATTAATTCATCACAATGCACGGCATAAAAATGCTCAACCAATTCAAAGGACACTAGAAAGTAAAAGCAgcttatctcatttattttcaaattcaaggGCAGTTGATAAACAGCCACTATTTCACAATGCTACCCAATCAGTAAACTCTGTTCTTTCCATTCATGAAAACAAATCACTTAATTTTGGTTCTCAGAACATTTTACGATTTCAAAGGTTTCAATCTCTTCAAAGACGTCAGTTAGGGAACAGCTCAACTTCTGATGGGCAAGCATCACCAGTAATGAACAAGAATCTGTTTCATTTTAATCAATCTCACCTTCTTCAAACCAGGAACAATCTGACATCTAGTCTTAGCAGTGTAACAGAAATCCCTATATCCAGCTTTTATGTTAATACAACGAGTAAAAGGCatgaagaaagacaaaattatgaagttaaagaacaaaaaacattaaaacaggaGCATATTGGAAAAGTCTCACCAACATCAAGAAATAGAGGATCAGCTATGTACTTGGAGATTAAATCAAAGAAAGCTGACAATATTGAAAACAGACTACCATATGTGCCATCAAATGCTTCTTGGCTACAGCATGATTCCACACCAAATGGTAGTAGGCCACTAGCAACATCTGCTCCTGATCAACTTTCCCCTAAAAATAGCTCAGTCAAACTGTCATATGCAATCTTGCCTTCATCTTCTTTGGCTACTCATTTTGAAGAAATATCTCAAAACAGCAGGTACAGTCATAATCAGGTGAGCCCAAGACATCTCCATGATTATAATTTGCCTCTGAATAATACTTCACATTCCCCAATAAGGCTTCCTAATAAGTTTGTGATCTCCACAACAGAAAATATACCTGATGAACAAATAGATCCACCTACAAATGTAGATGACAACATTGCAAAATCAGAAGCAACCCAGGTAATAATATCAGAACTGGGGGTAAATGGAAGGCACAATATCACATCACAAACAACAGAAGAACGTGAGTCTAGTTCAAGTACTAAAATTCCAGTACCAACTTTAGAAACTTACACAGAGGCTACCTTTCtgaattcatcagaaattatgaCACAATCACTTCATCCATTTTCCCTAAGAAAGCTTTCAGTGATACACTTACCATTCAGATTCTCTTCTTCTTACACAACATCAGCAAGCTCTGGAAATTTTCTTCCTACACCCGTATCAATACCAGAACATGTACAGGAAAATGCACCATTACATATCACCAAATTTCCATCAAATTCTTCTTCATCCACATCTGACATAGCCTCTTTCTCATCCACATCACCAGAAACAGTATCATCGCAACCTTCACTTTCTTCATTGGTTTCTCCTCTGACATCAGTAAAAGAACCTACAATTCTTTTACCAGATTCTCAGCATCCATCTACAACTGAATACTTGTCATTGCTTTCAGAGATACCACTCACAACACTGTCACCAGTTTACGTTTTGGGTTCTGGTTCCAAAGAAAGTGATCTATTGTCAGCTGCTTCAAAAGAGACAGAATCACAAATAATGAAACCTATCCTTGATCACTCTCCCTCTGATATTTCATCTGTTATACTATCTGAAGATCAGACTCAAAGCGAAAATGATTTCGGAGTTCACAAGTTCATAACATTGCTAAATCTTACAACAGAACTTCCACAGCCTCTGCCATTAGAAGCTCTAAAACTGTCCTCCTCTGCATTACCAACTTTGTCAACATCTTTCTTGCCATTATCTACATCAGATACTTCATTATATGATTTGCAGCAGAAATTGTCACCTTCTCATTTCTCTAACCACTCCCTTATTCTCCATTCTTCAGATACATTTAAGCAAACAGATAAACCTTATGAAACACCCTCTGATGATAAAGACTCCTCATTTCCTTCTCTATACTTTTCTACATCAAAATCACTAGTTGAAACggaactttctttaaaaaaggaAGCTAATAATGTTACTATCCATAAACCTAGCCCATATCCATTAAATATTAATTCCCCACAACAAACTGCATCACCTACTGATATAAATACGTTGGCAACATCTAGCCCTCTTCTGTGGGAACTGTCAACCACACaagcaaggaaaaatgaaatgactcTGCCAGACCCCAAAAGACCATCCATTACTACTCAGTCTTCAGTTCTGAGAACCCAAAGCTCTTCACTGTTCTCtgaagaacacacaaaaacaataccCTCTGAAGTGTTACCAGATAAAGTAAGCAGATTGATGCAAAACTCTAGAAATCATCAAAACCAATATAAACAGGTTTTGGCTACTAATTCAGGTCAGCATTCATTACAGCCAATCattatgaaagacaaaaattcaCAGGACTCAGATTATCCGCAGGCTCAGGAAACTACACCTCATTCCCACAACGTAAGAAACCTAACAACTCTCCCAGATAAAAACATATATCCTACAGTGCCTAGCACTCATCAAACACAAGCCTCAGAAATTCCCCAAGCACAACATTCACAATCAACGATTACAGAACAGCCAATGAACTCTGTAAGTCCCATGTTGCGACTATCACCAGACAGTAGTCAACACACTGCAACTGACTCAGGGCCACATCTGCAACTGTCAAATCAGCAAAACCAGTACTCACAGAAAACACAATCACAAACATTAGTAACTCCTATAAGTGACTATTCATCGGATATAAAAGCAGCAATCAGTCCCCAGCCTCGACACTTGTCACAGTCCAAAAGTCTCACACCGATCCATTGTCCCATGACAGTTCTTCAAGCCTTCACCAACAGCTATCTAAAAGTCTTCATTCACAGCATCCAGAGCATTTAACACTTCACTCagatcaaaataaatttcttttaataacagaGCATAACCAACAACCACGCGTACCACTCAGTCAGAAAACATATTTACAGCAAGAATCAGTTCACTCA contains these protein-coding regions:
- the LOC136850436 gene encoding mucin-4-like, which codes for MRPIHIATVLRCALLVSSLQSSSTLSVDKTVDYKGSKAVHPQFLQPPTKTHSYDNIRAYTFVRKPTNPGVSLIQKQLKKALGVAEAPAGKKLDGYSMFRKTGRQKRFRSQKKSPGKNWKTQPLSYASPFGFLGGGLSGGAAAVGPSHADPGGSLSFGFHGGLGNGLSSLSESISPSFLPEIGIPIGARPPVLPFSLSGGHPGGLSFGSEGLSELNTGYLPSLPNQDFGELNLGSLGSTNNFDRYKIPTDSSVLKEGSHSFLPEVKGRSNGYDVFPQSAFNPYQSPFEASISDHTLSLLPIQKEDRLKQLEKEVQRDLDLNDKQLTPEQRQTKAIYEYIEGILHEPHTGTTGERNTTQNGSPESLAHGSTFHEKTLKPNLETTSEITNTVEPLNFQAGGEPRGDSLSPPAIIHSPFVDALHKNNHSQNYPSQTGFPITENTKLAPFLPHPKILSQVTATLQPTEDINNSQDFKHPKISSTESSTILSLPGMSVELMEDNYEEKQTNDFPAEIQKTSANHHYSQLPEHTSPNNIVFQLPETSRSDPFNHSRNLPIRFEKRPVPLGRPRLKDLPLSHMSSNAEGKKNRPPPFGIPDINKDHNMGVTVHPPLQHQILKDSTERVHLVQKSDPDSSLLSEDHQSQEAIFQQLLHSTGPSTVGKHNLNPLKSFGSSVEQISKEFTSTEASKKYTETFRTTVTPTSVLSHHTGQNFIHWYPEGHGNPTQKDLNTTEGTHFENKAGTSSLPPINMKHFKSGTKIKPHITISPLDSPSEIHTEFGSQPLAPTPKADVHKLLSSEEIIALTEMKNLNSKPISNSEFESSTTDETIIHPYGILISTKIDDGRNYTKLGRPILQIYKEKDLVSEEPTTLLNDSRDIKIILELDKGNLTAEIFPTVQTNQTEFMIPSPPPLASLPSIQNSDALQVEAHNEAGKRKDTTMLYLIKESTFTRDGSTKLQLKEQDDIQVEATLEIPPKYELSGTFTTDFTGLQTTTAKARPVPAANHSDLSTVLSQKETSSINPYYNVKGAFNSIESGTTFTALPYQDILESRGLEATTQNEGNAGTQTSQNTSLISEEIFVNQEIPSGDLLHRDIYHSKLSTEVITYEQTNQSKGDPLFRETVEAATFDPIEKNSWEAASGHTVQTIPANTSLKNIPAQHLLIHHNARHKNAQPIQRTLESKSSLSHLFSNSRAVDKQPLFHNATQSVNSVLSIHENKSLNFGSQNILRFQRFQSLQRRQLGNSSTSDGQASPVMNKNLFHFNQSHLLQTRNNLTSSLSSVTEIPISSFYVNTTSKRHEERQNYEVKEQKTLKQEHIGKVSPTSRNRGSAMYLEIKSKKADNIENRLPYVPSNASWLQHDSTPNGSRPLATSAPDQLSPKNSSVKLSYAILPSSSLATHFEEISQNSRYSHNQVSPRHLHDYNLPLNNTSHSPIRLPNKFVISTTENIPDEQIDPPTNVDDNIAKSEATQVIISELGVNGRHNITSQTTEERESSSSTKIPVPTLETYTEATFLNSSEIMTQSLHPFSLRKLSVIHLPFRFSSSYTTSASSGNFLPTPVSIPEHVQENAPLHITKFPSNSSSSTSDIASFSSTSPETVSSQPSLSSLVSPLTSVKEPTILLPDSQHPSTTEYLSLLSEIPLTTLSPVYVLGSGSKESDLLSAASKETESQIMKPILDHSPSDISSVILSEDQTQSENDFGVHKFITLLNLTTELPQPLPLEALKLSSSALPTLSTSFLPLSTSDTSLYDLQQKLSPSHFSNHSLILHSSDTFKQTDKPYETPSDDKDSSFPSLYFSTSKSLVETELSLKKEANNVTIHKPSPYPLNINSPQQTASPTDINTLATSSPLLWELSTTQARKNEMTLPDPKRPSITTQSSVLRTQSSSLFSEEHTKTIPSEVLPDKVSRLMQNSRNHQNQYKQVLATNSGQHSLQPIIMKDKNSQDSDYPQAQETTPHSHNVRNLTTLPDKNIYPTVPSTHQTQASEIPQAQHSQSTITEQPMNSVSPMLRLSPDSSQHTATDSGPHLQLSNQQNQYSQKTQSQTLVTPISDYSSDIKAAISPQPRHLSQSKSLTPIHCPMTVLQAFTNSYLKVFIHSIQSI